The genomic interval ttgtttgtttgtttttgtaatGGTTTCTGTTTGGTCTGTGACGCTCTGGATTAGCAGTGCGCTGTGAGAATAAATAAATCCCCTCCCTACCCCCCCGGACGGACGAAATGAAATCCACTGAACAGAACATTAAATCGCGTGTCCGCCTATAAATCCGCCATCGGTCCAATCTGCAGAGCCCTTTTATCTTGTACCAATCACCGGGCTTCACTTCACCATGCAATTCCCTTGGACACAGTCTCTCCCAGTTCCGGTGTAATTCTTAAACCCACTTCTTGGAAACTCCATCATCATGGTGTACTACTGAATGGCCATTGAAGTTTTCTTGGATTAAATCCCGATAATAATCTTTCCCAAAGTTCTGTGCTTTGCTTGTGGTCCGGGCAATGGTTTCCGTGGAAGATTCTCGCTCCAATTCGAGCCGCTTGCCCACAACGCGGCCCTTCTACAGTCCGTTTTCTGTGTCTTCTAGTAAGATTCAGAGGTCTCTGGGCCGGTCCATGCGCACCGTCCGCTCCAACTTCTACCAGACCGACCACAGCTGCTCCTTCCCAGGCTCAGCCGCTGAGAAATCGGTTTGCGTGTCTGAGAATCTGACCGATTCCGTCATCGACTTGCGTCTTGGCGAGCTTGCGGCTCGGAATAACCAGTCCGTTAAGTCATCATCGTCGGAAGATGAATTTCTTGACCTCTCTCAGGCCTTTAGTGATTTCTCGGCGTGTAGCAGCGACATCTCCGGCGAGTTACAGAGGTTAGCTTGTGTTCCGTCGTCGGAGAATGTCTCCGATCCAAATCCGGAGCCTGAGGCGGAGCCTTGCACGGGGTTTCTAGAACGCGAGACTTTCTCCACTGAGATTATCGAGAGTATATCGCCTGAGGATCTCCAGCCGACGGTGAAGATCTGCATCGACGGCCTCCAGTCGCCGTCGGTTGCCGTGAAGCGCTCTGCGGCAGCGAAGCTCAGGCTCCTGGCAAAGAATCGGTCGGATAACCGAGCGTTGATAGGCGAGTCCGGGGCTGTTCCGGCATTGATTCCCCTGCTCAGGTGTACGGATCCGTGGACGCAAGAGCACGCCGTGACGGCTTTGTTGAATTTGTCGTTATACGAAGGCAACAAGCCACTCATCACCAGCGCCGGAGCCATCAAATCGCTAATTTACGTGTTGAAGACAGGTACCGAGACGTCAAAGCAGAACGCGGCCTGTGCTCTGCTGAGCTTATCTTTGATCGACGACAACAAGATGTCAATCGGCGCGTGCGGAGCGATTCCTCCGCTGGTTTCGCTGCTGATTCACGGCTCGAATAGGGGGAAAAAGGACGCCTTAACGACGCTGTACAAGCTCTGCTCGGTGAAGGTGAACAAGGAGAGGGCGGTGAGCGCCGGAGCGGTGAGACCCCTGGTGGCGCTGGTAGCGGAACAGGGGACGGGGCTTGCGGAGAAGGCGATGGTGGTTCTGAGCAGCTTGGCAGCGATTCCGGAAGGAAAGGCGGCGATTGTGGAGGAAGGGGGGATTCCGGCGCTTGTGGAGGCGATCGAGGACGCTTCGGATAAGGGGAAGGAGTTCGCAGTGTTGACCCTGTTGCAGTTGTGTGCTGATAGTGTGAGGAACAGAGGTTTGCTCGTCAGGGAAGGCGGGATACCTCCTCTAGCGGCGCTTTCGCAGACTGGTACTGCAAAAGCCAAGCACAAGGTGAAATCTTCATCTCTGTTCATTCTTCCATTCTGATTTGTTTGTTAGTAAGCTTTCTGCTTTACCATCTTCTTCACTTGAATAGTTGAATATACGTGCTAGTGCTATAACTCTGTTAGCTCAAATTCCCATCACATAAGCATCATATCTTGGTGGTGAGGCTTATGTGCTGCATTAGAGTGTAGAGTTTGTTTCCAATTCCATTGAATGATGTGTGTGTTTTTGTCTGTGAAGAGAGGTTTaaattttacttcttttcttaTGAATAATAATTTCCTGAGTTTATATGATTAAACAATAGTCTGAGTTTAAACATGACGATGGATTGTGGGTGACTTGACTAATTTGTTGCATACATATGTGGTCTTGCAGGCTGAAACTCTGCTGAGGTATTTGAGAGAACCGAGGCAAGAAGCTTCTACTTCAAGCCCTTAGAGAGAGGTATATTAAGTCTCGTGTTATACTAATTACTGGGGTTTGGCTGTTGATTGTGTATAGTAAGTGTATTGATGATGGTTTGTACAGAGCGGTTGAGGAATTTGCAAGTTTGTGAGCAGGATTCACGATTTCTTACACTGATGTTAGCTAGAGAGGGAAAGCTGACATTTTTGTTGTATGAATATGTCAACTAGGTTTTTGGGTTTCTGTTTTCCTCCTGCCCCCAGTTCTAGTGTTTTTTGTCAGAAGGGTGAACCTACTTGGCTATGAGGTTTTCTGATTAGGCGCTATCACTTGCGCCTTCGCCGAACTTGTCCCTGGGTCATTACTATGGAGGTAAATCAAGGATGTGCCTGGTGACCAGAGTTTGAAGTTGTTTCCATTGGCACTTACAAGGATTACTCCTAGAAGGATGCAGATTTGCAGCCTCCAGCATGACTTTACAGCTTCCTCTTTTGCCATCCAGCTATGCCCCTGGAGGCCAATGCGACGGCTATGAGGTTTTCTGGGTTGGTGAGGATTTAGGTTATGTTTTGTTTGGATGATCCAAATTCTGGTGAAACAGAAGATTAGTAGTTTGTTTGTCAGCCCATATTGAAGGAAAGCAAAACGTTTAGCCCCGGGCTGGTGGGGGAAGGGGTGGTGTTATGACTGTAGATTGTTCTATTTTCCTACTAAAAGGTTTGCTTTTACCTATGCCATATAGTATTCCTTGGTTTGCACGTATTCAGTATTCTGATGctagatttatttattatgtattattttcGTAACAGATGTTAGATGTAAAGCTGCTTTCAGACTCTTAGGTTACATGGTTAGATAATAAAGCCTTCAAACTCGCTTGTGAATTAGTTGAGCTTTCATAATTTCCGGTGGTTCCCTATACTTTCTTTTCAAAACCCAATTGGTAATGTTATTGATTGGTGCCTAAACACCTGACCTGCAACCAAGAGTTAATTTAATGGCCAGAAGACTGCCAAACTGCGTCTCCAGTTAGGTGGGGTGAGGCTTTCAACTTCACTACTACTGCCCATTTCAGAAAAACTGCCAAACTGcgtttatttttaagtttttgtgTTCAGAAATTTCCATAACCCAACTTTCTTTTGCcttataatttcaaaatgaaaaaaaactGCTGGGCCTTGGATTCTTGGAGATTGCAGCTGTCTCCAGATTGAATTGGAAAATGTGATTAATTCATTGAAATGGTGGGTTAATTTGccaatgaatgaattaataacGAGAATGATGAAGGTGGggatgataatatatatatatttttttgtgtgtggggggggggggatgatgGTAGGGTCCATGAGTCATGACCATGAAGCTGAGATAGAAGCTTTGCTGCTTTGGTGTAAAGTAGTTTAATCCTGCCGGCCGACTATTACTGTTGTTGTCTTGCGGGCTCTACCAGAAGTGCATGTGATTGTGAGTGTAGGCGGGCGAGAAGGGCCACTGAACCAGCCAGCCAGCCTGCGATCCACcaacccccacccccaccaTATACTCTTTTATATACGTGTTTCTGTGTGTGGAAACTGcgcacatctctctctctctctctctctctctctcatacttATATGCTTGTCGGCATTCTGAGTGCATGAGCTGGCATGGCAGAGAAGGGCTTGTTGTGGCCCTGCCTCTACTGGTGCTGGTGGCTTAGCCATTTTTTGCAGCCTGCATGGAACTACATTGAACACGCCGGTGTCTTTAATTCAGTTGAGCGTAGCCTCAGCCCATATGCAATTCTCAGACTGGGGACTGCATGGCTGGCTGCCGCAGCCACTGAGTCTCCCTTCAAAGtcgatatatatacacatatatcgAACAATCTGTATCTTAATATTAAGACACGCTCGCCTTCCAATTATGGAAGGAATGGATGAGCAAAATTCATCCAAATCATTCCCAGAACACTGAATTTATTTGTCTGCTGCCAAGCGGGGCCTTGGCCTGCCTGCAGAGCTATAATGGTTTCAATTTCGCAGGAGCCAATACTGGTAAGGCCCGGTAGCCGCTAGCTCTTCTTCGCCGGTGCCAAATGTTTAGAGGCTTTTAAGTTGTAAAGAGAAATTAGTCTTTCATCAACCCGCTTGGTTCGCCATGTTTAGGAGTGGTTATTTAAGAACAAAAGAACAGTTCTAGGAAGAGAGGAACAATTTGAAAACATGCAAAGTTTCAAAATACAAGTCACTACCAGCTCTCCTAAAATAAAACATGATCTCCTTTACTACTACTTTTTCCTAACCCTAAGAAGTAAGAAACCAAAAATCATAtcgaatatataaaaataaataaaaattagaatatttgcAGAATGGATCTTACGTTAGTTTAGGCAGGAAGTTCATCCTTATCTTGCTGCTTAGAATTGCATAGGCTTGGTCTGAAGCCTTTTTCAAGCATCTTCTCCACTTCCTCGAATTGCAAGCCTTTAGTCTCCGGTACAAGGAAGAATATGGCTATCAGTCCAATAAGTGAAAACCCAGCAAACAGCAGGAACGTCCCAGATGAGCCCAGAGCCTCTGTTAATGTTAAGAATGTCTCGCTCACAATTAGGTTCGACACCCAGTTACTAACTGCTGCCATTCCTCCACCAATGCCTCTGTACCTCAATGGGTATATCTCCGAGTTTACGATCCAAGGTACCGTTCCCATGCCCGGCGAGTACAGTATGATATACGCACCCAAAAGCACAACCGCCAAGAACCCGAATTTACTTGGACAGCCTTGCGTGTACCAAGTTCGATGTTCTGCATGGCACGCGGCTTTTGTAGCGTCACTCAAGGCCAAGCATGCTCCGGGAAGAAACTGGTCACCAAGTCAGACAGCAAGTTAGATGGATTTACAATTTGAGAACTGCTCGATAGACTGAAACAGTTGAATTCGGTAGTGAATGGGGAAAGGCTGCGCGAAAAAAACTGACCTTATTTGGTTCATGTGCACAAAAACCGCATTCTGAGGATGCTTTCAAGCATGTCATGCAATTCCAGGTTGATCCAGCCGGCGCTGCTAAGTAGCTTGAGCATGTAGAGTTTCCACCAAAGTGGGAGGATTCTAGTCTAGTAATTGATGGAGAATGGGTGGATGCTTCGAGGAAGACGACAGATAAGGACACAAGGCAAATAATAATTCCGACCATAGAACAGAGCATCAACCTTCTTCTTCCGCATCTGTCAACCGTTGCCATGCTAATAAGGGAACCAAAAACATTGAGCCCCGAAGTAACCAGAGAGAGTGCCAAAGCTGTCTGGTTCGAAGCAAATCCGGCTAGCTGAACTATGGTGGGGCTGTAGTACATGACAGTGTTTATACCCACAAATTGCTGAGCCACTTGAACCGTGATACCGGCGTAAAGGCCCCTCCGAACTATAACATTACTCCAAGCACCCCTTACTTTTGAAATAATACCCTCACCAATGGCACTTTCATCAGCCTTCTCATCTTCAATTGATTTCTGTAAAGTTTTCATCTCTTCTTCAACTTCCTCAGGAGGATAGATTCTCTCTAAGATGGCCCTGGCTTCATTTACTTTGTTCTGATCATCAGATCAAGGCAAACGAACCGTAATCAGCTTTCCTTGGAAAAGGATGTTTTCGCAGTCCATTAGTCAATCAGAGGCAATAGCTAATACAACATTCAGCACGAgactaaaaatatatgtttagtTGGGCTATTCGCTAGTGATATCAGCCAATCTAGGGGATATACTGAAGGCTTGATTGGGATTATAAGTGA from Diospyros lotus cultivar Yz01 chromosome 8, ASM1463336v1, whole genome shotgun sequence carries:
- the LOC127808227 gene encoding U-box domain-containing protein 4, with the protein product MVSVEDSRSNSSRLPTTRPFYSPFSVSSSKIQRSLGRSMRTVRSNFYQTDHSCSFPGSAAEKSVCVSENLTDSVIDLRLGELAARNNQSVKSSSSEDEFLDLSQAFSDFSACSSDISGELQRLACVPSSENVSDPNPEPEAEPCTGFLERETFSTEIIESISPEDLQPTVKICIDGLQSPSVAVKRSAAAKLRLLAKNRSDNRALIGESGAVPALIPLLRCTDPWTQEHAVTALLNLSLYEGNKPLITSAGAIKSLIYVLKTGTETSKQNAACALLSLSLIDDNKMSIGACGAIPPLVSLLIHGSNRGKKDALTTLYKLCSVKVNKERAVSAGAVRPLVALVAEQGTGLAEKAMVVLSSLAAIPEGKAAIVEEGGIPALVEAIEDASDKGKEFAVLTLLQLCADSVRNRGLLVREGGIPPLAALSQTGTAKAKHKAETLLRYLREPRQEASTSSP
- the LOC127808228 gene encoding inositol transporter 4; translation: MEGGVHKPDKTDFTECWRTSWRKPYIMRLALSAGLGGLLFGYDTGVISGALLYIRDDFKSVDRKTWLQETIVSMTVAGAIVGAATGGWINDKCGRKISILIADFLFFVGAMIMAVAPAPWVIIIGRIFVGLGVGMASMTSPLYISEASPARIRGALVSTNGLLITGGQFLSYLINLAFTKAPGTWRWMLGVAGIPALLQFVLMLSLPESPRWLYRRNKVNEARAILERIYPPEEVEEEMKTLQKSIEDEKADESAIGEGIISKVRGAWSNVIVRRGLYAGITVQVAQQFVGINTVMYYSPTIVQLAGFASNQTALALSLVTSGLNVFGSLISMATVDRCGRRRLMLCSMVGIIICLVSLSVVFLEASTHSPSITRLESSHFGGNSTCSSYLAAPAGSTWNCMTCLKASSECGFCAHEPNKFLPGACLALSDATKAACHAEHRTWYTQGCPSKFGFLAVVLLGAYIILYSPGMGTVPWIVNSEIYPLRYRGIGGGMAAVSNWVSNLIVSETFLTLTEALGSSGTFLLFAGFSLIGLIAIFFLVPETKGLQFEEVEKMLEKGFRPSLCNSKQQDKDELPA